From one Nocardioides scoriae genomic stretch:
- a CDS encoding ATP-dependent helicase: MHQFSESTQAWFGAAFAAPTPAQLGAWEAISQGRHALVVAPTGSGKTLSAFLWSIDRLATTPPPEDKQHRCRVLYVSPLKALAVDVERNLRAPLVGIRQTAERLGAEVPEIRVGVRSGDTPAQERRRIQTSPPDILITTPESLFLMLTSQAREALRGVETVILDEVHAVAGTKRGAHLALSLERLDELLDKPAQRVGLSATVRPIDEVARFLGGSAPVEVVAPPSQKQWDLTVVVPVEDMTQLGDEGGDDGPRAGSLWPHVEARVLDLVEQHTSTIVFANSRRLAERLTARLNELAAERAGLDPEDAADPTRTPADTMAQSGQSEGAAPLVARAHHGSVSKEQRAIIEDDLKRGRLPCVVATSSLELGIDMGAVDLVVQIESPPSVASALQRVGRAGHQVGEVSRGVLFPKHRGDLVPSAVAVERMRSGGIEALHVPASPLDVLAQQVVAATSMDAWSADDLFDVVRRSAPFTTLPRSAYDATLDLLSGRYPSDEFAELRPRLVWDRVSGELTGRPGAQRLAVTSGGTIPDRGLFGVFLVGEKASRVGELDEEMVYESRIGDVFTLGTTSWRIEDITHDRVLVAPAPGQPGRLPFWTGDTLGRPAELGAAIGAFTRELSALPREQALDRVRSSGLDEWAAQNLVALIQEQMEVTNAVPHDQQLLVERFRDELGDWRLVVHSPYGTPVHAPWALAINARLRERYGLDAQAMATDDGIVLRIPETDQEPPGAELVAFEPDELEPLVTNEVGGSALFASRFRECAARALLLPRRDPGRRAPLWQQRQRSAQLLEVAARYPSFPIILETVREVLQDVYDLPSLVALHQRIADRRLRLVDVQTQRPSPFAQSLLFGYVAAFMYEGDSPLAERRAAALTLDQGLLAELLGRAELRELLDPEVLAEVEAEVQRLAPHRQAKDAEGIADLLRLLGPLTTDEVRARCSDPDQVPTWIGSLVSARRVVPVLMSGEQRHAVVEDVARLRDGLGVPVPPGVPDVFTEPVEDPLADLVGRYARTHGPFTAAEVAARLGLGVAVCHQTLARLAAQGRVMEGEFRPQGSGAEWCDAEVLRLLRRRSLARLRQEVEPVEPAALARFTPAWQHVVSPQATGRTSRLRGIDGVVTVVEQLAGCAVPASALETLVLPARVSDYQPAMLDELTSTGEVVWAGHGDLPGADGWVSLHLADSSPLTLPDVGELELTPGHEAVLDALEGGGAFFFRQLATAAGSSDDKALSAAIWDLVWSGRLGNDTLAPLRLLTRSGRSAHQVRRTPPRTRGARPGRPRLSSAALRAAPPDMAGRWFVLPERETDPTLRMHAIAESLLERHGVVTRGAVMSERTPGGFAAAYKVLAAFEDSGRCRRGYFVEGLGAAQFGTSGAIDRLRTHGDTQRDRDTVPPQAVALAATDPANPYGAALPWPPQESGHRPGRKAGAVVVLVDGELTLYVERGGKTLLTFATDGADRTDEQLLALAIEALGRAVRDGALGRLVVEKADGASILGDDSEPVRRAMELAGFIATPRGLRVRG; encoded by the coding sequence CCTCGCAGGCCCGCGAGGCGCTGCGCGGGGTCGAGACCGTCATCCTCGACGAGGTCCACGCGGTGGCCGGCACCAAGCGCGGCGCCCACCTCGCGCTCTCCCTGGAGCGCCTCGACGAGCTGCTCGACAAGCCGGCCCAGCGGGTGGGTCTCTCGGCCACCGTGCGCCCGATCGACGAGGTGGCGCGCTTCCTGGGTGGCTCGGCCCCGGTCGAGGTGGTGGCACCGCCGTCGCAGAAGCAGTGGGACCTCACGGTCGTGGTGCCGGTCGAGGACATGACCCAGCTCGGCGACGAGGGCGGCGACGACGGCCCGCGGGCCGGGTCGCTGTGGCCCCACGTCGAGGCGCGCGTGCTCGACCTGGTCGAGCAGCACACCTCCACCATCGTGTTCGCCAACTCCCGCCGGCTGGCCGAGCGGCTCACGGCGCGGCTCAACGAGCTGGCCGCCGAGCGGGCCGGCCTCGACCCCGAGGACGCCGCCGACCCGACCCGCACCCCCGCGGACACGATGGCCCAGTCGGGCCAATCCGAGGGCGCCGCTCCCCTGGTCGCACGCGCCCACCACGGCTCGGTCTCCAAGGAGCAGCGGGCGATCATCGAGGACGACCTCAAGCGCGGGCGGCTGCCCTGCGTCGTGGCGACCAGCAGCCTCGAGCTCGGCATCGACATGGGTGCGGTCGACCTCGTGGTCCAGATCGAGTCGCCGCCCTCGGTCGCGAGCGCGCTGCAGCGGGTCGGCCGCGCCGGCCACCAGGTGGGCGAGGTCTCCCGGGGCGTGCTGTTCCCCAAGCACCGCGGCGACCTGGTCCCCTCCGCCGTGGCGGTCGAGCGGATGCGCTCGGGCGGCATCGAGGCGCTCCACGTGCCGGCCAGCCCGCTCGACGTGCTCGCGCAGCAGGTCGTGGCGGCGACCTCCATGGACGCGTGGTCGGCCGACGACCTGTTCGACGTCGTGCGCCGCTCCGCGCCGTTCACCACGCTGCCCCGCAGCGCCTACGACGCGACGCTCGACCTGCTCTCGGGCCGCTACCCCAGCGACGAGTTCGCCGAGCTGCGCCCGCGCCTGGTGTGGGACCGGGTCAGCGGCGAGCTGACCGGCCGGCCCGGGGCGCAGCGGCTGGCCGTCACCAGCGGCGGCACCATCCCCGACCGCGGCCTGTTCGGCGTCTTCCTGGTCGGCGAGAAGGCCTCGCGGGTGGGCGAGCTCGACGAGGAGATGGTCTATGAGTCCCGCATCGGCGACGTCTTCACCCTGGGCACGACCAGCTGGCGCATCGAGGACATCACCCACGACCGGGTGCTGGTGGCGCCGGCGCCCGGCCAGCCCGGGCGGCTGCCCTTCTGGACCGGCGACACCCTCGGCCGTCCCGCCGAGCTGGGCGCGGCCATCGGCGCCTTCACGCGCGAGCTGTCGGCGCTGCCCCGCGAGCAGGCGCTCGACCGGGTCCGGTCGTCGGGGCTCGACGAGTGGGCCGCCCAGAACCTCGTCGCGCTGATCCAGGAGCAGATGGAGGTCACCAACGCGGTGCCCCACGACCAGCAGCTGCTCGTCGAGCGGTTCCGCGACGAGCTGGGTGACTGGCGCCTGGTGGTCCACTCCCCCTACGGCACCCCGGTCCACGCGCCCTGGGCGCTGGCCATCAACGCGCGCCTGCGCGAGCGCTACGGCCTCGACGCCCAGGCGATGGCGACCGACGACGGCATCGTGCTGCGCATCCCCGAGACCGACCAGGAGCCGCCGGGGGCCGAGCTGGTCGCCTTCGAGCCCGACGAGCTCGAGCCGCTGGTGACCAACGAGGTGGGCGGCTCGGCCCTGTTCGCCTCGCGCTTCCGCGAGTGCGCCGCCCGCGCCCTGCTGCTCCCCCGACGCGACCCCGGCCGGCGCGCCCCGCTGTGGCAGCAGCGGCAGCGATCGGCGCAGCTGCTCGAGGTGGCCGCGCGCTACCCGTCGTTCCCGATCATCCTCGAGACGGTCCGCGAGGTGCTCCAGGACGTCTACGACCTGCCGTCCCTGGTGGCCCTGCACCAGCGCATCGCCGACCGGCGGCTGCGGCTGGTCGACGTGCAGACCCAGCGACCCTCCCCCTTCGCGCAGTCGCTGCTGTTCGGCTACGTCGCGGCGTTCATGTACGAGGGCGACTCGCCCCTGGCCGAGCGCCGCGCCGCGGCCCTCACCCTCGACCAGGGACTGCTGGCCGAGCTGCTCGGCCGCGCCGAGCTGCGCGAGCTCCTCGACCCCGAGGTGCTGGCCGAGGTCGAGGCCGAGGTGCAGCGGCTGGCGCCCCACCGGCAGGCCAAGGACGCCGAGGGCATCGCCGACCTGCTGCGGCTGCTCGGCCCGCTCACCACCGACGAGGTCAGGGCCCGGTGCTCGGACCCCGACCAGGTGCCCACCTGGATCGGGTCGCTGGTCTCCGCCCGCCGGGTCGTTCCCGTGCTGATGTCGGGCGAGCAGCGCCACGCGGTGGTCGAGGACGTCGCCCGGCTGCGCGACGGCCTCGGCGTCCCGGTGCCCCCGGGGGTGCCCGACGTCTTCACCGAGCCGGTCGAGGACCCGCTGGCCGACCTGGTCGGCCGCTACGCCCGCACCCACGGCCCCTTCACCGCCGCCGAGGTCGCGGCCCGCCTGGGCCTCGGCGTCGCGGTCTGCCACCAGACCCTGGCCCGGCTCGCCGCCCAGGGCCGCGTCATGGAGGGCGAGTTCCGCCCCCAGGGCAGCGGCGCCGAGTGGTGCGACGCCGAGGTGCTGCGGCTGCTGCGGCGCCGCTCGCTCGCCCGGCTGCGCCAGGAGGTCGAGCCCGTCGAGCCAGCCGCGCTCGCCCGCTTCACCCCCGCCTGGCAGCACGTCGTGTCCCCCCAGGCCACCGGCCGGACCAGCCGGCTGCGCGGCATCGACGGCGTCGTGACCGTGGTCGAGCAGCTCGCGGGCTGCGCGGTGCCGGCCAGCGCGCTCGAGACCCTGGTGCTGCCGGCCCGGGTCTCGGACTACCAGCCGGCCATGCTCGACGAGCTGACCTCCACCGGCGAGGTGGTGTGGGCCGGCCACGGCGACCTGCCCGGCGCCGACGGCTGGGTCTCGCTGCACCTGGCCGACTCCTCGCCGCTGACCCTGCCCGACGTGGGCGAGCTGGAGCTCACCCCCGGCCACGAGGCCGTGCTCGACGCGCTGGAGGGCGGCGGCGCGTTCTTCTTCCGCCAGCTGGCCACGGCGGCCGGGAGCTCGGACGACAAGGCGCTCTCCGCCGCGATCTGGGACCTGGTCTGGTCGGGCCGGCTGGGCAACGACACCCTGGCCCCCCTGCGGCTGCTGACCCGCAGCGGTCGCAGCGCCCACCAGGTCCGTCGTACGCCGCCCCGCACCCGTGGCGCCCGCCCCGGACGGCCCCGCCTCAGCTCGGCCGCCCTGCGCGCGGCCCCGCCCGACATGGCCGGGCGCTGGTTCGTGCTGCCCGAGCGCGAGACGGACCCCACGCTGCGGATGCACGCCATCGCCGAGAGCCTGCTGGAGCGCCACGGCGTCGTGACGCGCGGTGCCGTGATGAGCGAGCGGACCCCGGGCGGGTTCGCCGCGGCGTACAAGGTGCTGGCGGCGTTCGAGGACAGCGGCCGCTGCCGCCGCGGCTACTTCGTGGAGGGGCTGGGCGCGGCCCAGTTCGGCACCTCCGGGGCGATCGACCGGCTCCGCACCCACGGCGACACCCAGCGCGACCGCGACACCGTGCCGCCCCAGGCGGTGGCGCTCGCCGCCACCGATCCGGCCAACCCCTACGGCGCGGCGCTGCCCTGGCCGCCCCAGGAGTCGGGCCACCGGCCCGGACGCAAGGCCGGCGCGGTCGTGGTGCTGGTCGACGGCGAGCTGACCCTCTACGTCGAGCGCGGCGGCAAGACGCTGCTCACCTTCGCCACCGACGGGGCCGACCGCACCGACGAGCAGCTGCTGGCCCTGGCCATCGAGGCCCTCGGGCGGGCGGTGCGTGACGGTGCGCTGGGCCGCCTGGTGGTCGAGAAGGCCGACGGCGCGAGCATCCTGGGCGACGACTCCGAGCCGGTCCGCCGGGCGATGGAGCTGGCCGGGTTCATCGCCACCCCGCGCGGCCTGCGCGTGCGGGGCTGA
- a CDS encoding DNA-formamidopyrimidine glycosylase family protein has protein sequence MPEGDSIVRAARKLQVLSGQQLVRSDLRIPSLATVDLRGATVLETVPRGKHLLVRLDTGLTLHSHLKMEGSWSVHPVGARWRKPWHTARVVLRTRGTEAVGFSLLLDLVRTEAEDRLVGHLGPDLLGPDWDAEAAVARLAARPDRPLGEALLDQRLLAGIGNVFKSEVCFAAGVDPADPVGVVPDLAAVVAVAKQQLEANRDRPFRVTTEDPVALRSRPGARGRRDGGPGGAATTQGRRYWVYGHRGPCARCGTTVRRSDQGPRGQERSTYWCPRCQPARRVDPGPVATGSASPPPR, from the coding sequence ATGCCCGAGGGCGACAGCATCGTGCGCGCCGCGCGCAAGCTGCAGGTGCTGAGCGGGCAGCAGCTGGTCCGCAGCGACCTGCGGATCCCGTCGCTGGCGACCGTCGACCTGCGGGGCGCGACCGTGCTCGAGACGGTGCCGCGCGGGAAGCACCTCCTGGTGCGCCTCGACACCGGGCTGACGCTGCACAGCCACCTCAAGATGGAGGGCTCCTGGTCGGTGCACCCGGTCGGCGCCCGCTGGCGCAAGCCGTGGCACACCGCCCGGGTCGTGCTGCGCACCCGCGGGACGGAGGCGGTCGGGTTCTCGCTGCTGCTCGACCTGGTCCGCACGGAGGCCGAGGACCGGCTGGTCGGGCACCTGGGGCCGGACCTGCTCGGCCCCGACTGGGACGCCGAGGCCGCCGTGGCGCGCCTGGCCGCCCGTCCCGACCGGCCGCTCGGGGAGGCCCTGCTCGACCAGCGGCTGCTCGCCGGGATCGGCAACGTGTTCAAGTCCGAGGTCTGCTTCGCGGCGGGCGTCGACCCGGCCGACCCCGTGGGCGTGGTCCCCGACCTGGCGGCCGTGGTGGCGGTGGCCAAGCAGCAGCTCGAGGCCAACCGCGACCGCCCCTTCCGGGTGACGACCGAGGACCCCGTGGCCCTGCGCTCGCGCCCCGGCGCCCGGGGCCGCCGCGACGGGGGACCCGGCGGCGCCGCCACCACCCAGGGCCGCCGCTACTGGGTCTACGGCCACCGCGGGCCCTGCGCCCGCTGCGGCACCACCGTGCGCCGCAGCGACCAGGGGCCGCGCGGGCAGGAGCGCTCGACCTACTGGTGCCCGCGCTGCCAGCCCGCCCGTCGGGTCGATCCGGGGCCGGTCGCGACGGGCTCGGCGTCACCGCCGCCCAGGTAG
- a CDS encoding spermidine synthase yields MTATSATRTDAGTTPHRPPRGLLELIVFVVGTASLGAEIAAARLLAPWFGASTIVWANTIAITLVSLSVGYALGGRLADRNPTLSGLARWVLASSVFFAAVPFLAAPFLRQSVRAFAEYSGGLFLGSLVGVGAMIAVPVLMLGVVSPYAVRLKVDAVEDTGKTAGRLYAIGTIGSLTGTFGATLVLIPLVGSQRTFLVFSLLLALVSVPALRGPARVLGIVVTTAIALLIVVPPGTTKTVTDAGRVIDEAETEYQYARVIESDTGTRVLELNEGQAIHSIYRPDDYLFGGYWDAMLVAGFASDTRPTDVAILGNAGGTVARGLTHYFPDVRVDGVELDDKVSEIGREYFGMTSDRITTHTADARPWLQQSDRTFDNIMLDAYRQPYIPAYLTTREFFEVTRARLNPGGTVTVNVGHVPGNDRLEKVLTATMRAVYGEANVWRDPVDDTNTVLLATTSDADPREQLREADLPADVRPVADTAADRLEPGLDGGPVYTDDRAPVEWLIDASFAAVAE; encoded by the coding sequence GTGACGGCGACCAGCGCGACCAGGACCGACGCGGGCACCACCCCGCACCGACCTCCCCGCGGGCTGCTGGAGCTGATCGTCTTCGTGGTCGGCACCGCGAGCCTCGGCGCCGAGATCGCCGCCGCCCGGCTGCTCGCCCCGTGGTTCGGGGCCAGCACCATCGTGTGGGCCAACACCATCGCCATCACCCTGGTCTCGCTCTCGGTGGGCTACGCCCTCGGCGGCCGGCTGGCCGACCGCAACCCCACCCTGTCGGGCCTGGCCCGCTGGGTGCTGGCCTCCAGCGTCTTCTTCGCGGCCGTCCCCTTCCTGGCCGCACCCTTCCTCCGGCAGTCGGTGCGCGCCTTCGCGGAGTACTCCGGCGGGCTGTTCCTCGGCTCGCTGGTCGGCGTCGGCGCCATGATCGCCGTGCCGGTGCTGATGCTCGGCGTGGTCTCGCCGTACGCCGTGCGGCTGAAGGTCGACGCCGTCGAGGACACCGGCAAGACCGCGGGCCGGCTCTACGCCATCGGCACCATCGGCAGCCTCACCGGCACCTTCGGCGCCACCCTGGTCCTGATCCCCCTGGTCGGCAGCCAGCGGACCTTCCTCGTGTTCTCGCTGCTGCTGGCGCTGGTCTCCGTGCCGGCGCTGCGTGGCCCCGCCCGGGTGCTCGGCATCGTGGTCACCACCGCCATCGCGCTGCTGATCGTGGTGCCCCCGGGCACGACCAAGACCGTCACCGACGCCGGCCGCGTGATCGACGAGGCCGAGACGGAGTACCAGTACGCCCGCGTCATCGAGTCCGACACCGGCACCCGGGTGCTCGAGCTCAACGAGGGCCAGGCCATCCACTCCATCTACCGGCCTGACGACTACCTGTTCGGCGGCTACTGGGACGCCATGCTCGTGGCCGGGTTCGCCAGCGACACCCGCCCGACCGACGTCGCGATCCTCGGCAACGCCGGCGGCACCGTGGCCCGCGGGCTGACCCACTACTTCCCCGACGTCCGGGTCGACGGCGTCGAGCTCGACGACAAGGTGAGCGAGATCGGCCGCGAGTACTTCGGGATGACCAGCGACCGGATCACCACCCACACCGCCGACGCACGGCCGTGGCTGCAGCAGAGCGACCGCACCTTCGACAACATCATGCTCGACGCCTACCGGCAGCCCTACATCCCGGCGTACCTGACCACCCGGGAGTTCTTCGAGGTCACCCGGGCCCGCCTGAACCCCGGCGGCACCGTCACCGTCAACGTCGGGCACGTGCCCGGCAACGACCGCCTCGAGAAGGTCCTGACCGCCACCATGCGCGCGGTCTACGGCGAGGCCAACGTGTGGCGCGACCCGGTCGACGACACCAACACCGTGCTGCTGGCCACCACCTCCGACGCCGACCCCCGCGAGCAGCTGCGGGAGGCGGACCTGCCCGCCGACGTCCGGCCGGTGGCCGACACCGCCGCCGACCGGCTCGAGCCCGGCCTCGACGGCGGCCCCGTCTACACCGACGACCGCGCCCCGGTGGAGTGGCTGATCGACGCGTCGTTCGCCGCCGTGGCGGAGTAG
- a CDS encoding LuxR C-terminal-related transcriptional regulator — protein MSTRTVVIVDDHAMFRSGVRAELGASVTVVAEAADVDEAVAAVLAHRPDVVLLDVHLPGGGGAEVMRRAALAPHPDGETTTRFLALSVSDAAEDVIGTIRAGARGYVTKTITGPELVAAIDRVASGDAVFSPRLAGFVLDAFAGTIEVAAVDTDLDRLTEREREVMRLIARGYSYKEVGAELFISTKTVETHMSSVLRKLQLSSRHELTRWASDRRLL, from the coding sequence GTGAGCACCCGCACCGTCGTGATCGTCGACGACCACGCCATGTTCCGCTCGGGCGTGCGCGCCGAGCTGGGCGCCAGCGTCACCGTGGTGGCCGAGGCGGCCGACGTCGACGAGGCGGTCGCCGCCGTGCTCGCCCACCGCCCCGACGTGGTGCTGCTCGACGTGCACCTGCCGGGCGGCGGCGGGGCCGAGGTGATGCGGCGCGCGGCCCTGGCGCCGCACCCCGACGGGGAGACCACCACCCGCTTCCTGGCGCTGTCGGTCTCCGACGCGGCCGAGGACGTGATCGGCACCATCCGCGCCGGCGCGCGCGGCTACGTCACCAAGACGATCACCGGGCCCGAGCTGGTGGCGGCCATCGACCGGGTGGCCTCGGGGGACGCGGTGTTCTCGCCCCGCCTGGCCGGGTTCGTCCTCGACGCCTTCGCCGGCACCATCGAGGTCGCCGCGGTCGACACCGACCTCGACCGGCTCACCGAGCGCGAGCGCGAGGTGATGCGCCTGATCGCCCGGGGCTACTCCTACAAGGAGGTCGGCGCCGAGCTGTTCATCTCCACCAAGACCGTCGAGACCCACATGTCGTCGGTGCTGCGCAAGCTCCAGCTCTCCTCGCGCCACGAGCTCACCCGCTGGGCCTCCGACCGCCGCCTGCTCTAG